One Megalopta genalis isolate 19385.01 chromosome 5, iyMegGena1_principal, whole genome shotgun sequence DNA window includes the following coding sequences:
- the LOC117219817 gene encoding popeye domain-containing protein 1 has product MARTTRSRRKMANTTDAPSPASSLLSSTTTTPFTSPTTTPYSTEGYTFNYSGLPSLGGYSLEDLNYTELWVDVWNSTEASNVTERLNTTVLSSGGGYCDEWEAAQHKLFQAANLFFAAAFLVPRSFKASVLALRTFLTAGFMLAALWAGFTICALDAMLWCLALGLLNGIHSLILACRFLPPALSPELVELYLKLFKPYKVSKKHFQELAKEARILKLDSGQTYATEGVTPADERLSILLRGKLKVTCDGTHLHYIKAYQFVDSPEWEAMHENIDDVFQVTIRAEESSTYICWTRLKLLRVLRHRPLLKVVLNTLIGKDITSKLYALNEQLAGVAAASETTTSNPYRGVARSLSVDAVNTETAGRVRSTTWKAQRRHSNPRSDRSSPSRYSHQYWAPVVANHFPPTSPFTQGQNLGYSLLPQGVQFSPPPRAPLLSHQPLTRQRSGGTSGDYTLLPQTPKLERKRSKKGTREVTFETPV; this is encoded by the exons ATGGCCCGTACCACGCGCTCACGACGAAAAATGGCGAACACGACTGATGCTCCCTCGCCTGCGAGCAGCCTTCTGTCGTCGACCACGACGACTCCGTTCACCAGCCCGACAACGACGCCCTACTCCACCGAGGGCTATACCTTCAATTACAGCGGCCTGCCTAGTCTAGGTGGCTACTCGTTGGAGGATCTGAATTACACGGAACTCTGGGTGGACGTCTGGAACAGCACCGAGGCCAGTAACGTGACCGAGAGGTTAAATACCACTGTATTATCGTCGGGAGGTGGCTACTGCGACGAATGGGAAGCAGCGCAGCACAAACTCTTCCAG GCGGCGAATCTGTTCTTCGCGGCGGCGTTCCTGGTGCCGCGCTCCTTCAAGGCCTCAGTTCTGGCTCTTCGCACGTTTCTGACGGCCGGCTTCATGCTGGCCGCCCTCTGGGCCGGGTTCACCATATGCGCGCTCGACGCGATGCTATGGTGCTTGGCCCTCGGCCTTCTGAACGGCATTCACTCCCTCATACTAGCCTGTCGATTTCTACCGCCTGCGCTCAGCCCCGAGCTAGTCGAGCTCTATCTGAAACTCTTTAAGCCGTACAAGGTTAGCAAGAAGCACTTCCAGGAGCTGGCCAAGGAGGCGAGGATACTCAAGCTGGACTCTGGTCAGACCTACGCGACGGAAGGCGTCACGCCGGCCGACGAACGACTATCGATACTGTTGCGTGGCAA GTTGAAGGTCACCTGCGACGGGACACACCTGCACTACATCAAAGCGTATCAGTTCGTCGACTCGCCGGAATGGGAAGCCATGCACGAGAACATCGACGACGTCTTCCAAGTGACGATTAGAGCCGAGGAGTCCAGCACGTACATCTGTTGGACAAGGCTGAAGTTGCTCAGGGTACTCAGGCACAGGCCGCTACTTAAGGTCGTCCTCAACACCCTCATCGGTAAGGACATTACGTCCAAGTTGTACGCCCTTAACGAGCAGCTCGCTGGTGTCGCCGCGGCCAGTGAGACAACCACGTCGAATCCTTACAGGGGCGTCGCGAGAAGTCTTAGCGTCGACGCTGTAAACACTGAAACTGCGGGAAGAGTACGCTCGACGACGTGGAAGGCACAGAGGAGGCACAGCAACCCGCGTAGCGACA GGAGTTCACCTTCCCGGTACTCGCACCAGTATTGGGCGCCCGTGGTGGCGAATCACTTCCCGCCGACTTCGCCGTTCACCCAGGGTCAGAACCTCGGGTACTCGTTACTGCCGCAGGGTGTTCAGTTTTCGCCACCGCCACGGGCACCCCTTCTGTCGCATCAGCCGTTGACACGGCAGCGTAGCGGCGGCACGAGCGGCGATTATACCCTGCTACCTCAGACACCGAAGCTCGAGAGGAAACGCTCGAAAAAGGGAACGAGGGAG GTAACGTTCGAGACGCCCGTATGA